In Vicia villosa cultivar HV-30 ecotype Madison, WI unplaced genomic scaffold, Vvil1.0 ctg.002020F_1_1, whole genome shotgun sequence, one genomic interval encodes:
- the LOC131637532 gene encoding glycine-rich cell wall structural protein 1-like yields MGFQGKWFSVSVLILCIILDLSISTLGDQKLDLERFGDDCRFGRGPRCRGWGGRRGRGGFGGGVGRGGLGGGGGGGGGGLGGGGGLGGGSGQGGGLGGGVGGGLGGGGGGGSGGGGGLGGGSGHGGGFGAGGGLGRGAGGGLGGGGGGGSGGGGGLGGGSGHGGGFGAGGGLGGGADGGLGGGGGVGSGGGGGIGGGSGHGGGFGAGGGVGSGAGGGLGGGGGHGGGFGAGGGVGGGSGGGGGGGGGGGGGGGGGIGGGSGHGGGFGAGGGVGSGSGAGLGGGHGGGGGVGIGIGIGIGVGVGAGAGQGSGSGTGSGSGIAGGSGSKH; encoded by the exons ATGGGTTTTCAAGGAAAATGGTTTTCGGTGAGTGTTCTTATTCTTTGTATTATTCTTGATCTTAGCATTTCCACTCTTGGTGATCAGAAGCTTGATCTAGAAAGATTTGGAGATGATTGTCGATTTGGACGTGGACCTCGTTGTAGAGGTTGGGGTGGTCGTCGAGGTCGTGGTGGTTTTGGCGGTGGAGTTGGAAGAGGAGGacttggtggtggtggtggtggtggtggaggagGTCTTGGTGGAGGTGGTGGATTGGGTGGTGGATCCGGACAAGGTGGAGGTTTAGGTGGTGGTGTTGGTGGAGGTCTTGGTGGTGGTGGAGGAGGTGGAAGTGGTGGTGGAGGTGGATTAGGTGGTGGATCGGGCCATGGAGGAGGTTTTGGTGCCGGTGGAGGTTTAGGTCGTGGAGCTGGTGGAGGTCTTGGTGGTGGTGGAGGAGGTGGAAGTGGTGGTGGAGGTGGATTAGGTGGTGGATCGGGCCATGGAGGAGGTTTTGGTGCCGGTGGAGGTTTAGGTGGTGGAGCTGATGGAGGTCTTGGTGGTGGTGGAGGAGTAGGTAGTGGTGGTGGAGGTGGAATAGGTGGTGGATCAGGCCATGGTGGAGGTTTTGGTGCCGGTGGAGGTGTAGGTAGTGGAGCTGGTGGAGGtcttggtggtggtggtg GCCATGGTGGAGGATTCGGAGCTGGAGGTGGTGTTGGTGGAGGTTCCGGAGGTGGAGGTGGCGGcggaggtggaggtggaggtggaggtggaggaGGAATAGGTGGAGGTTCCGGACATGGAGGAGGCTTTGGTGCGGGTGGTGGTGTAGGAAGTGGAAGTGGCGCAGGTTTAGGTGGAGGTCATGGTGGTGGAGGTGGAGTTGGTATAGGAATTGGTATTGGTATTGGAGTTGGTGTAGGTGCTGGAGCTGGCCAAGGATCTGGTAGTGGCACTGGTTCTGGTTCTGGTATTGCTGGAGGAAGTGGGAGTAAACATTAA
- the LOC131637529 gene encoding uncharacterized protein LOC131637529 — MLSMSIVMQLVVVSVASNCSSIHDFFEYISLIVTTTSASCKRKDALKEAQHQDILNKLKSGEISQGKGLHQSSSLTRPRDTRWGSHYTTLIRLDQMWSSMLEVLSIVDEDGRGPSLAAGLIEKMESFNFSFILKLMLKLFGITNELSKILQTKDLNIVLAMELVDDVKARLAILRESGWNDLFSDVQEFCFSQSIPVPNMDEEIPVRGRSRREGRTVTNLHHYRAEIFYVAIDKICVEMDHRFCERSNVVLDCFSCLDPKNSFSKFDVDKLARLANIYHADFSDDDRGTIREQLETYVHQVKRHASFTSCEDVQSLAMKMVQTEKYLVFPLVYKLIELALILPVSTASVERAFSAMKIIKSNLRNKINDMWFNDLMICYTEQEIFKSLKDVDIIRTFTAKKSRRGHLPVNFI; from the coding sequence ATGCTTTCTATGTCCATTGTTATGCAACTGGTGGTTGTGTCCGTTGCTAGTAATTGCTCATCTATTCATGATTTCTTTGAGTACATCTCCTTGATTGTAACCACAACAAGTGCATCTTGCAAGAGAAAGGATGCTTTGAAGGAGGCACAACACCAAGATATTTTGAATAAACTTAAGAGTGGTGAGATATCTCAAGGAAAGGGCTTGCACCAATCATCTAGTCTCACTAGACCCAGAGATACTAGATGGGGTTCACATTATACTACCTTGATTCGTTTGGATCAGATGTGGTCCTCCATGTTAGAggtgcttagtattgttgatgaagatggacgtGGACCATCTCTAGCGGCGGGTTTGAtagaaaaaatggagagctttaatttttctttcattttgaagcttatgttaaagttgtttggtatcactaatgaactttcaaaaatcttgcaaacaaaagatcttAATATTGTGCTTGCTATGGAATTAGTTGATGATGTTAAAGCTCGATTGGCTATATTGAGAGAGAGTGGTTGGAATGATTTATTTAGTGATGTccaagaattttgtttttctcaaAGTATTCCGGTGCCAAATATGGATGAAGAAATACCGGTTCGGGGACGTTCAAGAAGAGAAGGGAGAACTGTCACTAATCTTCACCATTACCGTGCAGAGATTTTTTATGTTGCTATTGACAAAATATGTGTGGAGATGGATCACCGGTTTTGTGAAAGAAGTAATGTTGTGCTGGATTGCTTCTCATGTCTTGACCCCAAGAACTCTTTTTCCAAGTTTGACGTTGATAAGCTTGCTCGTCTTGCTAATATTTATCATGCAGACTTTTCTGATGATGACCGTGGAACAATAAGGGAGCAACTTGAGACTTATGTACATCAAGTAAAAAGGCATGCTTCTTTTACTTcttgtgaagatgttcaaagtttggctatgaagatggttcaaactgagaaaTATTTGGTATTTCCATTGGTTTACAAGCTCATTGAGTTGGCTTTGATATTGCCGGTGTCGACAGCATCcgttgaaagagctttttcagcaatgaagattatcaagtctaatttgcgcaacaagatcaacgatatgtggttcaatgacttgatgatatgttacaccgagcaggagatattcaagtcacttaaagatgttgatattattcgaacattcaccgcaaagaagtctcggagagggcatttacctgttaattttatttag